DNA sequence from the uncultured Fibrobacter sp. genome:
CTGGAGGTACTCGTTGTCGATGACGGCTCTCCGGACGGTACGGGCGACATGGTTGCTGCCGAGGCCGAGAAGAACACCCGCATTCACCTGATCCGCCGCAAAGGCAAGATGGGGCTTGGCTCCGCTTACGTGACCGGTTTCAAGTGGGCGCTGGAGCGCGATTACGAGCGCGTGTTCGAAATGGATGCCGATTTCAGTCATTCTCCTTCGGATTTGACCCGTTTTTTGGAAGCTGCCGAGGAATCCGACTTGGTGTTGGGCAGCCGTTACATGAAGCAGCGCATCAGCGTGGTGAACTGGGACCTCCGTCGCCTCATTTTGAGCTACGGCGCGAACGTGTACACGCGCATGGTGACCGGCCTCCCGATTAGCGATGCGACCGGCGGTTTCAAGTGCTTCCGTCGCGAGGCGTTGCAGGCTCTGAATCTCGACAAGATGAAGAGCGACGGCTACTGCTTCCAGATCGAGACGACGTTCAAGATTTGGAAGAAGGGGCTCCGCGTGAAGGAAATCCCCATCGTCTTTACCGACCGCACCCGCGGTACCTCCAAGATGAGCGGTGGCATTATTTCCGAAGCATTCTTCCTGGTGCTCAAGCTTCGCCTGGGACTCGCGTAATTAGACGAGAGACGAATGTACTCCTGTTCTATCATCATCGTTGCGTACAATTCCTGTGATTTCATTCCGGCGTGTCTGAAATCGGTCCGTGACGCATGTGAAGGGCTGGATTCCCAGATTATCGTTTTGGACAACGGGTCGAAGGATCGCATCACTCCGGAAATCAAGAAGTTTTTCCCCGAGGTCCTGTGGCTCGATTCCTCGGAAAACCTGGGCTTTGGCAAGGGCTGTAACCTCGCCGAAAAACATGCGACCAAGCCGTTCCTGTTTTTCATCAATCCCGATACGGTCGTTTCGCGTGATTCGTTCACCAAGGTGCTCGATTTCATGGAAGAACATCCGGAATCGGGTACGGTGGGTTGCCGCATCTTGAACGAGGACGGCTCTATCCAGTGGGCGTGTCGCCGTTCTTTCCCGACGATTATTTCTGCTGTTTCCAAGACGATTGGTCTTGCGGCCATGTTCCCGAACAGCAAGATGCTCGCAAGCTACAACATGACGTATGCCGACCCCGACGCGGTTACCGAAGTGGATGCTATCAGTGGCTCGTTTTTCTGCATCAAGCGTGAATTGTACGAGTCCCTGAAGGGCTTTGACGAAGACTACTTCATGTACGGCGAAGACTTGGACCTTTGCTTCAGGACAAAGGCTGCGGGCTACAAGAACTACTACACGCCGTCGACGAACATACTGCATTTCAAGGGCCAGAGCTGCCGCACGCGCCGCTGGGGCTCTTACGTGGACTTCTACAAGGCGATGCTTATCTTTGTGCGCAAACACAAGGACCTTTACTTTGTTCCGAATTTCCTCGTTTCGTTCGGTATTCTGTTTGCTGCGTTCGTGGGCATGTTCTCGCGTTTGATTCCGAAGTTCTGGAAGATGTTTTTGGATTTGGGCGTTGTGGCTCTGTGGGCGTTCTCGTTCCTGAACCACTCAAGCGTGGTGTCCGATGTGTGCTTCCCTGATTCCAGTTGCCTCGAAAGTGGGTGTGCCGGGACGAGTGAGGTTATAAAGCATTCCATTATGGATTTTGCTCAGTTCGAAGACTGGTGGCTTGTTGGCCTGGTGGTCGTCGTGAACTTTGCGTTCCTGATTTTCCGCGGGGAATATACGGAATCGAGTCTCAAGGGCGAAAAGTTCCTGCGCTACTTGATACCGCTGAACTTGCTTACGGTGGGCGGGTATGAGGTTTTTCGCTACTTTACCCAGATGCCTGTCGTTGTCGATGGCAATAATTGGTGGCCGTACGACCCGCATTTGATGGTGTGGATTACCTGCTCAAGCCTCTTTATCCCGCTTGCGCTTTTGGCTTGGCGTCGCGTTGCATTCTGGATAAACTATTTCTACCGCATCTTTGCCAAAAAACGTCACCGCTCCATTTTGCTTGGCGGCCGCGAGGACTCGCTCACGAACTGGTTCGATAGCTACAACGTGATTCCGGGAATCGAAATTCTCGGCTGCGTGAGCGGTGAATCCGAAAAAATCAGCGAAGAGAACCGCCAGCATCTTCTGGGGCCGCTTTCGGACATGGAGTCCATCTGTAACCGTACGGGGTGCCGCGAACTCCTGGTTGTGTCCAATTTTTCGGGTTATCGTGAAGATTTCGACATCCATTGGCTCGACAAGCTCGGTTTGAAGGTCTATTTGCTCATTGGAAACGGCAAAAACGGCAATTTTGCCCTTGTGGACCTCAAATATCTGCATTAGCCCGAACCTTTTGCCCAAAATGATGTTATTTTTACGTAAGTAATTGATATTAAAGGTCTTATGTTCGATACAAATCTTTTGAGTATTCTTTGCTGCCCGGAATCCCGGGGTGCTCTCAAGCTGGCGGACGACGCATGTCTCTCTGCCGTGAATGGTGCTATTGCCGCAGGTTCCCTCAAGAACGTGGCGGGTGAAATTATTTCTGAGAAGATGGACGAGGCTCTCGTCTCCGAGGACGGTAAGCGTCTCTATCCGATTCGCGAAGGAATCCCGGTCCTTTTGTCCGACGAGGC
Encoded proteins:
- a CDS encoding polyprenol monophosphomannose synthase; its protein translation is MTFPKSLVIVPTYNEKENILLMLDAILQQHECLEVLVVDDGSPDGTGDMVAAEAEKNTRIHLIRRKGKMGLGSAYVTGFKWALERDYERVFEMDADFSHSPSDLTRFLEAAEESDLVLGSRYMKQRISVVNWDLRRLILSYGANVYTRMVTGLPISDATGGFKCFRREALQALNLDKMKSDGYCFQIETTFKIWKKGLRVKEIPIVFTDRTRGTSKMSGGIISEAFFLVLKLRLGLA
- a CDS encoding glycosyltransferase family 2 protein, whose amino-acid sequence is MYSCSIIIVAYNSCDFIPACLKSVRDACEGLDSQIIVLDNGSKDRITPEIKKFFPEVLWLDSSENLGFGKGCNLAEKHATKPFLFFINPDTVVSRDSFTKVLDFMEEHPESGTVGCRILNEDGSIQWACRRSFPTIISAVSKTIGLAAMFPNSKMLASYNMTYADPDAVTEVDAISGSFFCIKRELYESLKGFDEDYFMYGEDLDLCFRTKAAGYKNYYTPSTNILHFKGQSCRTRRWGSYVDFYKAMLIFVRKHKDLYFVPNFLVSFGILFAAFVGMFSRLIPKFWKMFLDLGVVALWAFSFLNHSSVVSDVCFPDSSCLESGCAGTSEVIKHSIMDFAQFEDWWLVGLVVVVNFAFLIFRGEYTESSLKGEKFLRYLIPLNLLTVGGYEVFRYFTQMPVVVDGNNWWPYDPHLMVWITCSSLFIPLALLAWRRVAFWINYFYRIFAKKRHRSILLGGREDSLTNWFDSYNVIPGIEILGCVSGESEKISEENRQHLLGPLSDMESICNRTGCRELLVVSNFSGYREDFDIHWLDKLGLKVYLLIGNGKNGNFALVDLKYLH
- a CDS encoding Trm112 family protein, whose protein sequence is MFDTNLLSILCCPESRGALKLADDACLSAVNGAIAAGSLKNVAGEIISEKMDEALVSEDGKRLYPIREGIPVLLSDEAVSLPLGGV